The proteins below are encoded in one region of Brevundimonas fontaquae:
- a CDS encoding PA0069 family radical SAM protein: protein METAKGRGARSNASGRYEPEQHQSFDDGWTQDDAEAAPLRTTLTPEHARTIIARNDSPDIGFDRSINPYKGCEHGCIYCYARPSHAWMGLSPGLDFESRIFFKPQAASLLEQAFLAPRYRCKRIHIGGNTDPYQPVERDLKSTRSILKVMQRFRHPFSIITKSVLIARDADILGPMGKAGLASAFVSITTLDRGLARAMEPRASTPAKRLEAISRLADAGCPVGVGFAPVIPGLNDHELEAILEAAAKAGATRAMYVTLRLPLEIKDLFREWLADARPDRAARVMSLIRQTRGGKDYDADWSQRMKGTGPVAELIGTRFKAAVKRYGLDTPHRLLDETQFRVPADARPQLELFG, encoded by the coding sequence ATGGAAACCGCCAAGGGAAGAGGCGCGCGTTCGAATGCCAGCGGCCGCTACGAGCCTGAGCAGCATCAGTCGTTCGATGACGGCTGGACGCAAGACGACGCCGAGGCCGCGCCGCTGCGCACAACCCTCACCCCTGAACACGCCCGCACCATCATCGCCCGGAACGACAGTCCGGACATCGGCTTCGACCGCTCCATCAACCCGTACAAAGGTTGCGAACATGGCTGCATCTACTGCTACGCCCGTCCGTCCCATGCCTGGATGGGCCTATCCCCGGGCTTGGATTTCGAGAGCCGGATCTTCTTCAAGCCCCAGGCCGCAAGTCTGCTGGAACAGGCGTTCCTCGCACCCCGATACCGATGCAAGCGCATCCACATAGGCGGCAATACAGACCCCTATCAGCCGGTCGAACGTGATCTGAAGTCGACGCGCTCGATCCTGAAGGTCATGCAAAGATTCAGGCATCCGTTCAGCATCATCACCAAGTCGGTGTTGATCGCGCGCGACGCGGACATTCTGGGGCCGATGGGCAAGGCGGGGCTGGCCTCGGCCTTCGTTTCCATCACCACCCTGGACCGTGGGCTGGCGCGGGCGATGGAGCCGCGCGCCTCGACCCCCGCCAAGCGGCTGGAGGCGATCAGCCGCCTAGCCGACGCCGGTTGTCCGGTGGGGGTCGGTTTCGCCCCCGTCATTCCCGGTCTGAACGACCACGAACTGGAAGCGATTCTGGAGGCCGCTGCCAAGGCCGGCGCCACGCGTGCCATGTATGTCACCCTGCGTCTGCCGCTTGAGATCAAGGATCTGTTTCGGGAATGGCTGGCCGACGCCCGCCCGGATCGCGCCGCGCGCGTCATGTCCCTGATCCGCCAGACACGTGGGGGCAAGGATTATGACGCCGACTGGTCCCAGCGCATGAAGGGGACCGGCCCTGTCGCCGAACTGATCGGAACGCGGTTCAAGGCCGCCGTCAAACGCTACGGTCTCGACACGCCGCACCGCTTGCTGGACGAAACCCAGTTCCGCGTGCCGGCAGATGCCCGGCCGCAGTTGGAGTTGTTCGGCTAG
- a CDS encoding class I SAM-dependent RNA methyltransferase → MDIFTIDRVGGQGDGVAQTPSGPVFAGLTLPGETVRGVVVDGRLEEVEIITPSPDRIAPVSPQYGDCGGCSLQHWSEGPYLEWKREQVRLALARERIETEIEATVATPPASRRRLALHARRTQDGRVVLGFKARRSWRLVEVKTCPVADPRIVAAIPALTQVAAAFFEHPKSAPTLHVTWTLSGLDVDVTGVERRSGGGLSADAQMQAIQAAHRADLARLSLAGDTLVMARQPKVAFGPATVALPAGGFLQAVPQAEAAMVSRALTAVKGAKKIADLFCGAGTFTFPLATVAPVIAADASKPGIDALKAAVGSAKGMKAITAEARDLFRRPMNPYDLKGCDGIVFDPPRAGAIDQTAQIADTKAGVVVGVSCNPQTFARDARVLIDAGFRLETVTPVDQFLWSSHVELVGVFKR, encoded by the coding sequence ATGGACATCTTCACCATCGACCGCGTCGGCGGCCAGGGCGACGGCGTCGCCCAGACGCCGTCCGGCCCGGTGTTCGCCGGCCTGACCTTGCCCGGCGAAACGGTGCGCGGCGTCGTCGTGGACGGTCGGCTGGAAGAGGTCGAGATCATCACGCCCAGCCCTGACCGCATCGCACCGGTCTCGCCCCAGTATGGCGACTGTGGCGGCTGCTCGCTTCAGCATTGGTCCGAGGGGCCGTATCTGGAATGGAAACGAGAACAGGTGCGTCTGGCCTTGGCGCGCGAGCGGATCGAGACCGAGATCGAGGCGACGGTGGCGACCCCGCCGGCCAGCCGTCGCCGCCTGGCTCTTCATGCCCGTCGCACCCAGGATGGACGGGTGGTGCTGGGTTTCAAGGCACGCCGCTCCTGGCGGCTGGTCGAGGTGAAGACCTGTCCGGTCGCCGATCCCCGGATCGTAGCGGCCATTCCGGCGCTGACCCAGGTCGCCGCCGCTTTTTTCGAGCATCCGAAATCGGCCCCGACCCTGCACGTCACCTGGACCCTGTCGGGGCTGGACGTCGATGTGACCGGGGTCGAAAGGCGTTCGGGCGGGGGCCTGTCGGCAGACGCCCAGATGCAGGCCATTCAGGCCGCGCACCGGGCCGATCTGGCGCGCCTCAGCCTGGCGGGCGACACCCTGGTGATGGCGCGCCAGCCCAAGGTGGCGTTTGGCCCAGCCACCGTGGCCCTGCCGGCGGGCGGCTTCCTGCAGGCCGTCCCTCAGGCCGAGGCGGCGATGGTCTCTCGCGCGCTGACGGCAGTGAAGGGCGCCAAGAAGATCGCCGATCTGTTCTGCGGCGCGGGGACCTTCACCTTCCCGCTGGCCACGGTCGCGCCGGTGATCGCAGCGGACGCGTCCAAGCCGGGCATCGATGCGCTGAAGGCCGCCGTCGGTTCGGCCAAAGGGATGAAGGCCATCACGGCCGAGGCGCGCGATCTGTTTCGTCGGCCGATGAATCCTTATGACCTGAAGGGATGCGACGGCATCGTGTTCGACCCGCCGCGGGCCGGCGCGATCGACCAGACGGCTCAGATCGCGGACACCAAGGCCGGCGTCGTTGTGGGCGTGTCATGCAATCCTCAGACCTTTGCGCGCGACGCCCGGGTTCTGATCGACGCCGGTTTCCGCCTGGAGACGGTGACGCCGGTGGATCAGTTCCTGTGGTCCTCGCACGTCGAACTGGTGGGGGTTTTCAAACGATGA
- a CDS encoding glycine zipper 2TM domain-containing protein — MRLTKTSIAAVAALAFGVTAAPLTASAQNYYGSGYSQNYGTGAYSRSYDYNSGRYYDPCARERQGRTGAGAVIGGGAGAVIGSQLAARGRRTEGSILGGVLGAVVGSQVGRSSSDACRSYQSSYGSNGYYAQGYSQPSYGYYDDRYTGDQGYRYDDYDRRDDYAYSRGGYYDDRSRPVESYQNSDGCRLAESQIRLPDGRTDTRYVRTCPDQYGRYRVVD, encoded by the coding sequence ATGCGTCTCACGAAAACATCGATCGCCGCCGTCGCCGCTCTGGCGTTCGGCGTCACGGCCGCCCCGCTTACGGCGTCGGCACAAAACTATTACGGCAGCGGCTATAGCCAGAACTACGGCACCGGCGCCTACAGCCGTTCCTACGATTACAACAGCGGCCGCTACTACGACCCTTGCGCGCGTGAGCGCCAAGGTCGTACCGGCGCCGGCGCGGTGATCGGCGGCGGCGCGGGTGCCGTCATCGGCTCGCAACTGGCCGCACGCGGCCGTCGCACCGAAGGCAGCATCCTGGGCGGCGTGCTCGGCGCTGTCGTCGGGTCGCAGGTCGGTCGGTCCAGCTCGGACGCCTGCCGCAGCTATCAGAGCAGCTATGGCTCGAACGGCTATTACGCTCAGGGCTACAGCCAACCGAGCTACGGCTATTACGACGATCGTTACACCGGCGACCAAGGCTATCGCTACGACGACTATGATCGTCGCGATGACTATGCCTACAGCCGTGGCGGCTATTACGATGACCGCTCACGCCCGGTCGAATCCTATCAGAATTCAGACGGATGCCGTCTGGCCGAAAGCCAGATCCGTCTGCCGGATGGTCGCACGGACACCCGCTACGTCCGCACCTGCCCCGACCAGTACGGCCGCTATCGCGTCGTCGATTAA
- a CDS encoding TlyA family RNA methyltransferase, which translates to MKTRIDQLLVARGLFDSRSQARAAIEAGLVLADGVIVGKASEQFADDIALEAQPAHPWVGRGALKLDHALTLWPVLVEGRVALDVGASTGGFTEVLLTRGAAKVFAVDVGFGQMHARVLSDPRVVNLERTDARDLTPEMIPQPPSLVVCDASFISLIKVLPVALDLATPGADLVTLVKPQFEADGPGGGKKGVIKDATAHAAAVERVRDWLEALGWAVQATTESPITGGDGNVEFLLWAKKPG; encoded by the coding sequence GTGAAGACGCGGATTGATCAGCTTCTGGTCGCACGCGGCCTGTTCGACAGCCGCTCGCAGGCGCGCGCCGCGATCGAGGCGGGGCTGGTTTTGGCCGACGGCGTGATCGTGGGGAAGGCGTCCGAACAGTTCGCGGACGACATCGCGCTGGAGGCCCAACCCGCCCACCCTTGGGTCGGGCGTGGCGCGCTGAAGCTGGACCACGCCCTGACCCTGTGGCCAGTCCTCGTGGAGGGCAGGGTGGCGCTGGATGTCGGGGCATCGACCGGCGGCTTTACCGAGGTTTTGCTGACCCGCGGCGCGGCCAAGGTGTTCGCCGTCGACGTCGGCTTCGGCCAGATGCACGCACGGGTGTTGTCCGATCCCCGCGTGGTCAATCTGGAGCGCACCGATGCGCGCGACCTGACTCCCGAAATGATCCCGCAGCCGCCTTCGCTGGTGGTCTGCGACGCCAGCTTCATCAGCCTGATCAAAGTGCTTCCGGTCGCGCTGGATCTGGCGACGCCTGGCGCGGATCTGGTCACCCTGGTCAAGCCGCAGTTCGAGGCCGATGGCCCGGGCGGCGGCAAGAAGGGCGTGATCAAGGATGCGACGGCGCATGCGGCCGCCGTGGAGCGCGTACGCGACTGGCTGGAAGCGCTGGGCTGGGCGGTGCAGGCGACAACCGAAAGCCCGATCACCGGCGGCGACGGCAATGTCGAGTTTCTGCTCTGGGCGAAGAAGCCTGGCTGA
- a CDS encoding valine--tRNA ligase — MLEKTFEPQTAEPRLYAQWEESGLFAPRTDGAAEAYSIVIPPPNVTGSLHIGHALNNTLQDIVARYHRMKGKAVLWLPGTDHAGIATQMVVERQLAAAGNVGRRDMGRDAFIEKIWEWKAESGGTIVRQLRRLGASCDWSRERFTLDEGLNAAVRKVFVQLHKEGLIYRDKRLVNWDPHFQTAISDLEVEQREVDGAYWHFAYPLADGVTYEHPVALDEDGNATEFETRNFIVVATTRPETMLGDTGVAVHPDDERYAGLVGKFVTLPITGRRIPIVADDYADPTKGSGAVKITPAHDFNDFGVGKRAGLPSLNILDAFGRITDVDTPDVPADYVGQDRFAARKAIVARAEEEGWLREIEKTKHVVPHGDRSGVVIEPWLTDQWYVDAKVLAQPALKAVEQGDTVFEPKSYEKIYFEWLRNIEPWCISRQLWWGHRIPAWYGPNGEIYVAETEEDAREQAMADYDSEVALTQDEDVLDTWFSSALWPFSTMGWPEKTEDLERFYPTSDLVTAADIIFFWVARMMMMGQHFMGEVPFKRVIINGLVRDEKGQKMSKSKGNVIDPLGIIDELGADPLRFTMAILSGTRDIKLSKQRIEGYRNFGTKLWNAARFSQMNEARRVEGFDPATVDQTINRWIRGELTKAERGVSEAIEGGRFDDAAGALYRFVWNVFCDWYLELAKPVFQGADEAAKSETRAMTAWTLDQTLKLLHPVMPFITEELWAELGKEGPARDGLLIGAEWPVLPDAFIDASAEAEIGWLVDLVGEIRGLRAEMNVPPSAKPPLAFVAPDAVTAERIARHRDLILTLGRVSEVGSADAAPTGAVTFVSGGSTIALSLAGIIDLTAERARLEKEIAAFESDIGHVNKKLGNPNFVSRAAPEVVDEQRAKLAEAEAGKVKLQAALARLASL, encoded by the coding sequence ATGCTTGAGAAGACCTTCGAACCCCAAACCGCCGAGCCCCGCCTTTACGCCCAGTGGGAAGAGAGCGGCCTGTTCGCGCCCCGCACCGACGGCGCTGCCGAGGCCTATTCGATCGTCATTCCGCCGCCCAATGTGACGGGCAGCCTGCACATCGGGCATGCCCTGAACAACACGCTGCAGGACATCGTGGCCCGCTATCACCGGATGAAGGGCAAGGCGGTGCTGTGGCTGCCTGGCACGGACCACGCCGGCATCGCCACCCAGATGGTGGTCGAGCGTCAGCTGGCGGCCGCCGGCAATGTCGGTCGTCGCGACATGGGCCGCGACGCCTTCATCGAGAAGATCTGGGAATGGAAGGCCGAAAGCGGCGGGACAATCGTGCGTCAACTGCGCCGCCTCGGCGCCTCGTGCGACTGGTCGCGAGAGCGGTTCACCCTGGACGAGGGGCTGAACGCCGCCGTCCGCAAGGTCTTCGTGCAACTGCATAAGGAAGGCCTGATTTATCGCGACAAGCGGCTGGTGAACTGGGACCCGCATTTCCAGACCGCCATCTCGGACCTGGAGGTCGAGCAGCGCGAGGTGGATGGCGCCTACTGGCATTTCGCCTATCCGCTCGCCGACGGCGTGACCTACGAACACCCCGTCGCCTTGGACGAAGACGGCAATGCGACGGAGTTCGAGACGCGTAACTTCATCGTCGTCGCCACGACCCGGCCCGAGACCATGCTGGGCGACACCGGCGTGGCGGTGCATCCGGATGACGAACGCTATGCCGGCCTGGTCGGCAAGTTCGTGACCCTGCCGATCACCGGCCGTCGCATCCCCATCGTCGCCGACGACTATGCCGATCCGACCAAGGGTTCGGGCGCGGTGAAGATCACGCCGGCCCATGATTTCAACGACTTCGGCGTGGGCAAGCGGGCGGGCCTGCCGTCGCTGAATATCCTCGACGCTTTCGGACGCATCACGGACGTCGACACGCCCGACGTGCCTGCGGACTACGTCGGTCAAGACCGCTTCGCCGCGCGCAAGGCTATCGTCGCCCGCGCCGAGGAAGAGGGCTGGCTGCGCGAGATCGAGAAGACCAAACACGTCGTGCCGCACGGCGACCGCTCCGGCGTGGTCATCGAGCCATGGCTGACGGACCAGTGGTACGTCGACGCCAAGGTCCTGGCCCAGCCCGCGCTGAAGGCGGTGGAGCAGGGCGATACGGTGTTCGAGCCCAAGTCATACGAGAAGATCTATTTCGAATGGCTGCGCAACATCGAACCCTGGTGCATCTCGCGCCAGCTCTGGTGGGGGCACCGCATCCCGGCCTGGTATGGCCCGAACGGCGAAATCTATGTCGCCGAAACGGAAGAGGACGCCCGCGAACAGGCAATGGCGGACTATGATTCCGAGGTCGCCCTGACCCAGGACGAGGACGTTCTGGACACCTGGTTCTCCTCGGCCCTGTGGCCCTTCTCGACCATGGGCTGGCCCGAGAAGACCGAGGATCTGGAGCGGTTCTATCCGACCAGCGACCTGGTCACGGCGGCGGACATCATCTTTTTCTGGGTCGCCCGGATGATGATGATGGGCCAGCATTTCATGGGCGAGGTCCCGTTCAAACGCGTCATCATCAATGGCCTCGTCCGCGACGAGAAGGGCCAGAAGATGAGCAAGTCCAAGGGGAACGTCATCGACCCCCTGGGCATCATCGACGAGCTGGGCGCCGATCCGTTGCGCTTCACCATGGCCATCCTGTCCGGCACGCGGGACATCAAACTGTCGAAGCAGCGGATCGAGGGCTATCGCAACTTCGGCACCAAGCTGTGGAACGCCGCGCGCTTCAGCCAGATGAACGAGGCGCGCCGGGTCGAAGGCTTCGATCCCGCCACCGTCGACCAGACGATCAACCGCTGGATCCGCGGCGAGCTGACCAAGGCCGAACGCGGCGTCTCCGAAGCCATCGAAGGCGGACGCTTCGACGATGCAGCGGGCGCTCTATATCGCTTCGTCTGGAACGTCTTCTGCGACTGGTATCTGGAACTGGCCAAGCCGGTGTTCCAGGGCGCCGATGAAGCCGCAAAGTCCGAGACGCGGGCGATGACCGCATGGACGTTGGACCAGACGCTCAAGCTGCTGCATCCGGTCATGCCCTTCATCACAGAGGAACTATGGGCCGAACTGGGCAAGGAAGGGCCGGCGCGCGACGGCTTGCTGATCGGGGCCGAGTGGCCGGTTCTGCCGGACGCCTTCATCGACGCCTCGGCCGAAGCCGAGATCGGCTGGCTGGTCGATCTGGTCGGTGAGATTCGCGGGCTGCGCGCCGAAATGAACGTGCCGCCGTCGGCCAAGCCGCCGTTGGCCTTTGTCGCACCCGACGCCGTGACAGCCGAGCGGATCGCCCGCCATCGCGATCTGATCCTGACCCTGGGCCGGGTGTCCGAGGTCGGCTCGGCTGACGCGGCGCCGACAGGGGCTGTGACCTTCGTATCCGGCGGCTCGACCATCGCCTTGTCCTTGGCGGGCATCATCGATCTGACCGCCGAACGGGCCCGTCTGGAGAAGGAAATCGCCGCCTTCGAGAGCGACATCGGCCATGTGAACAAAAAGCTGGGCAATCCTAACTTCGTGTCTCGCGCCGCGCCGGAAGTCGTCGACGAACAGCGCGCCAAGCTGGCCGAGGCCGAGGCAGGCAAGGTCAAGCTACAGGCGGCGCTGGCGCGTCTGGCGTCGCTCTGA
- a CDS encoding DUF2497 domain-containing protein has product MTDQSAQEPTMEEILASIRRIISEDEAPAETPAAAMPEATPEPVPEPIAAETIFAAPVEPTPEPAAVEDDVLELTDRYEAPAETIGDLDVVEHSPPPYQPEPEPAPAYESAPEPAPAYDTLVGDSAAASAASAFAGLAASFKKPEPAPSASGDLPFVSGNTVEAMVAEMLRPLLKDWLDNNLPGIVQAAVQKEVERIARSA; this is encoded by the coding sequence ATGACCGATCAGTCCGCCCAGGAACCGACCATGGAAGAGATTCTGGCGTCGATTCGCCGGATCATCTCTGAAGACGAGGCGCCGGCCGAGACGCCGGCGGCCGCGATGCCGGAAGCCACGCCTGAGCCGGTTCCCGAGCCGATCGCGGCCGAAACCATCTTCGCCGCCCCGGTCGAGCCGACGCCGGAACCCGCCGCCGTCGAAGACGACGTGCTGGAACTGACCGACCGCTATGAAGCGCCGGCCGAGACCATCGGCGATCTGGACGTGGTCGAGCATTCGCCCCCGCCCTATCAGCCCGAGCCTGAACCCGCGCCGGCTTACGAATCGGCTCCCGAGCCGGCCCCGGCCTATGACACTCTGGTCGGCGACAGCGCCGCCGCCAGCGCGGCCTCGGCCTTTGCGGGCCTGGCCGCCAGCTTCAAGAAGCCTGAGCCGGCTCCGTCGGCCTCGGGAGACCTGCCCTTCGTCAGCGGCAACACGGTCGAGGCCATGGTCGCCGAGATGCTGCGCCCGCTGCTGAAGGACTGGCTGGACAACAATCTGCCCGGCATTGTCCAGGCGGCGGTACAAAAGGAAGTCGAACGCATCGCGCGCAGCGCCTAG
- a CDS encoding TolC family outer membrane protein, with product MLKRSRVLASAAVVAVMTGLGAPAWAETLQDAIALAYRTNPNLLAQRANQRALDETVVQARSGLRPTIGASAGVDYTRSDFPAVTQFVDTNGDGIPDTQVTTSSSETEGANVGVSISQNVWTAGRTSRAIDQARASVLAGRENLREIEQSVMLSVIQAYVNVTRDMEILRIRQENLTVLQRQLEETSARFEVGEITRTDVAQAEASQAQSEADLANAQAQLSTSRAAYAAVVGQSPADLEAAPVLPEVPSDFDVAIETALQRNPAVLAATYQLQSAEAAVAAARSEYLPSVRATASYGGSTNDLGDLGELADRRSFTAGATLSVPLFTGGLNRSRVAQALERANAAQIGIEGERRTVLQNVSSAYAQVLSTRATVAAGTEAVRAASVAAEGVRQEAQVGLRTTLDVLNQELALRNAQTSVASARAAEYVARASLLAAMGQLEGPALNPTIEAYDPAANYDQVKGRGGLPWDGVIETLDRVASPPIVTTPDTADAPIDAQLKGEVVRTAPQN from the coding sequence ATGTTGAAACGCTCGCGTGTGCTGGCTTCGGCCGCTGTGGTCGCCGTGATGACCGGTCTGGGCGCGCCGGCCTGGGCCGAGACGCTGCAGGACGCCATCGCCCTGGCCTATCGGACCAATCCTAACCTGCTGGCCCAACGCGCCAACCAGCGTGCGCTGGACGAGACGGTGGTCCAGGCGCGGTCGGGCCTGCGTCCGACCATCGGCGCCTCGGCCGGCGTGGACTACACCCGCAGCGACTTCCCCGCCGTGACCCAGTTCGTCGATACGAATGGCGACGGCATACCTGATACCCAGGTCACGACCTCATCGTCCGAAACCGAAGGCGCCAATGTCGGCGTGAGCATCAGCCAGAATGTCTGGACCGCCGGTCGCACCTCGCGCGCCATTGATCAGGCCCGCGCCAGCGTCCTGGCCGGCCGTGAGAACCTGCGAGAGATCGAACAATCGGTCATGCTGTCGGTGATCCAGGCCTATGTGAACGTCACCCGCGACATGGAAATCCTGCGTATCCGCCAGGAGAACCTGACGGTGCTGCAACGCCAGCTGGAAGAAACCAGCGCCCGTTTCGAGGTCGGCGAGATCACCCGCACCGACGTGGCCCAGGCCGAGGCTTCGCAGGCGCAGTCTGAAGCCGATCTGGCGAACGCCCAGGCCCAGTTGTCCACGTCGCGCGCCGCCTATGCCGCCGTCGTCGGCCAATCGCCGGCCGATCTGGAAGCCGCGCCGGTCCTGCCGGAAGTGCCCAGCGACTTCGACGTCGCCATCGAGACCGCGTTGCAGCGCAATCCGGCTGTGCTCGCCGCGACCTATCAACTGCAAAGCGCCGAGGCCGCCGTTGCGGCCGCCCGTTCGGAATATCTGCCGTCGGTGCGCGCTACCGCCTCCTATGGCGGATCGACCAACGATCTGGGCGACCTCGGTGAACTGGCCGATCGCCGCAGCTTCACGGCCGGCGCCACCCTGTCCGTGCCGCTGTTCACCGGCGGCCTGAACCGCTCGCGCGTCGCCCAGGCTTTGGAGCGCGCCAACGCGGCCCAGATCGGCATCGAGGGCGAGCGCCGCACCGTGCTGCAGAACGTCAGCTCGGCCTACGCCCAGGTGCTGTCGACCCGCGCCACGGTCGCGGCCGGCACCGAAGCCGTTCGCGCAGCATCGGTCGCGGCCGAAGGCGTGCGCCAGGAAGCCCAAGTCGGTCTGCGCACCACGCTGGACGTGCTCAACCAGGAACTAGCCTTACGCAACGCCCAGACTTCGGTCGCCAGCGCCCGCGCCGCCGAATACGTCGCTCGCGCCTCGCTGTTGGCCGCCATGGGCCAGCTGGAAGGCCCGGCGCTGAACCCGACGATCGAGGCCTATGATCCGGCTGCGAACTACGACCAGGTCAAGGGACGCGGCGGCCTGCCGTGGGACGGCGTGATCGAGACGCTGGACCGCGTGGCCTCGCCGCCGATCGTGACCACGCCGGACACCGCCGACGCGCCGATCGACGCTCAGCTCAAGGGCGAGGTCGTGCGCACGGCGCCGCAGAACTGA
- a CDS encoding protein-L-isoaspartate O-methyltransferase family protein, whose amino-acid sequence MDFTAERKAMVDSQVRVNDVTDRAIHLAMMAVPREKFCAPDRAFAAYSEESVVIAGERRLMPARDVAKLLQAADAREGEKALAIAAPYAAALLARMGASVTAQESDDAVFAVVGEALSEAGVTTVVAPLAQPTGEGWDLIISEGGAESLPESWGAALRPGGRIVVVERRGAIGKAALYVQTREGLSRRELFDSSPAVLAELTPAPTFAL is encoded by the coding sequence ATGGATTTCACCGCAGAGCGCAAGGCCATGGTCGACTCGCAGGTGCGAGTGAACGACGTGACGGATCGCGCGATTCACCTGGCCATGATGGCCGTGCCGCGTGAAAAGTTCTGCGCGCCTGATCGCGCCTTCGCCGCCTATTCCGAAGAATCGGTGGTGATCGCGGGCGAACGCCGCCTGATGCCGGCGCGTGACGTCGCCAAGCTGCTGCAAGCGGCCGATGCACGCGAAGGCGAAAAGGCCCTGGCCATCGCCGCGCCCTACGCCGCCGCCCTGCTGGCCCGTATGGGCGCCAGTGTCACGGCTCAGGAATCGGACGACGCTGTGTTCGCCGTGGTCGGCGAGGCCCTGTCCGAAGCGGGCGTGACCACGGTCGTCGCGCCCTTGGCTCAGCCGACCGGCGAAGGATGGGATCTGATCATTTCCGAAGGCGGCGCCGAGAGCCTGCCCGAATCGTGGGGCGCGGCCCTGCGTCCCGGCGGCCGGATCGTCGTGGTCGAACGCCGCGGCGCCATCGGCAAGGCGGCCCTGTATGTTCAGACGCGCGAAGGCCTGTCGCGCCGCGAACTGTTTGATTCGTCGCCTGCGGTCCTTGCCGAGCTGACGCCGGCCCCCACTTTCGCGCTGTAA
- a CDS encoding TrmH family RNA methyltransferase → MQWENEPIETIFIDDPDDPRVAAYRDIRERDLTGRQGLFIAEGEVVVRGLASTASRCRPLSLLLAEKRVAALGDVITSLPPATPVYVAGQAVLDRIAGFELHRGILALGQKPEPLSLDKVLADIGPQDVFVLASGIGNHDNVGGLFRNAAAFGARAVLLDPTCCDPFYRKAIRVSVGAVLRTPFVVAGATDIIEALQRAGVEVLALTPSSTERLSDYRRAGPVALMLGSEGPGLPKDLIDRCRPIGIAMAGGFDSLNVAATSAVALHHLTTTALAGS, encoded by the coding sequence TTGCAATGGGAAAACGAGCCAATCGAAACGATATTTATCGACGATCCCGACGACCCGCGTGTTGCGGCCTATCGCGATATCCGCGAGCGCGATCTGACGGGTCGTCAGGGGCTGTTCATTGCGGAAGGGGAGGTGGTGGTGCGTGGACTGGCGTCGACGGCTTCGCGCTGTCGGCCCCTGTCGCTGCTGCTGGCTGAAAAGCGCGTCGCGGCCTTGGGCGACGTCATCACGTCTCTGCCGCCCGCAACGCCCGTCTATGTCGCAGGCCAGGCCGTGCTGGACCGGATCGCGGGATTCGAACTGCACCGGGGCATTCTGGCCTTGGGCCAAAAGCCCGAGCCCCTGTCGCTGGACAAAGTGCTGGCGGATATCGGGCCGCAGGACGTGTTCGTCTTGGCCAGCGGGATCGGCAACCACGACAATGTCGGCGGCCTGTTCAGGAACGCCGCCGCGTTCGGCGCCAGGGCGGTGCTGCTTGATCCGACCTGCTGTGACCCCTTTTACCGCAAGGCGATTCGCGTTTCGGTCGGCGCGGTGCTGCGTACGCCGTTCGTCGTCGCCGGCGCGACAGACATTATCGAGGCCCTGCAGCGGGCCGGCGTCGAGGTGTTGGCGCTGACGCCTTCGTCGACCGAGCGGCTTTCGGACTACAGGCGCGCCGGACCGGTCGCTCTGATGCTGGGGTCCGAAGGTCCGGGGCTGCCCAAGGATTTGATCGACCGTTGCCGGCCGATCGGCATCGCTATGGCGGGCGGTTTCGATTCGCTGAATGTCGCGGCGACGAGTGCTGTTGCGCTTCATCATCTGACGACGACGGCGCTTGCTGGAAGCTGA